A region of Salinibacter sp. 10B DNA encodes the following proteins:
- a CDS encoding DUF3667 domain-containing protein → MSSPSAKTPSPEPSTASEPLNPVSSSKSCPNCEAPLYTPYCGTCGQRATPRVMPLWQVGNEFLEDLLDLDLRIVRTLPTFFFRPGRLTIEYIEGRRRRYIRPLRLYLFSSFLLFTVLAFTNLNGLSFSFGPDAEAVQQDIEAAQHRIDSLRTALIQMQARGAVPADSTGSLAAIEQNVSGIEAALAPSDAALSRSQNLLEMVVPSPRRPPADTQANSASPSAVEAKVLRLLHTPRDFVRDMIDRAPYLMFLLVPTFALLLKALYLGHKRLYLEHLIFALHVHALAFIAFTLSALLGAWNVALSLDWWLATSPFVYLFLALRHVYKQSPLSTLNKMTVLLIAYGIILVGAVVLLVILTVSLM, encoded by the coding sequence ATGTCTTCTCCCTCGGCAAAGACGCCCTCTCCTGAGCCCTCTACGGCCTCCGAGCCTCTGAACCCCGTCTCCTCTTCCAAGAGCTGTCCGAACTGCGAGGCCCCTCTCTACACTCCGTACTGCGGAACCTGCGGCCAGCGCGCCACGCCCCGCGTGATGCCGCTCTGGCAGGTAGGCAACGAATTTCTTGAGGACCTCTTGGACCTCGACCTGCGCATTGTGAGAACGCTCCCCACTTTTTTCTTCCGGCCCGGCCGGTTGACGATCGAGTACATAGAGGGGCGGCGCCGACGATACATTCGTCCCCTCCGCCTGTACCTGTTCTCCAGTTTCCTCCTCTTCACTGTGCTCGCGTTCACCAACCTGAACGGGCTTTCGTTCTCGTTCGGTCCCGACGCGGAGGCCGTTCAGCAGGACATCGAGGCTGCGCAGCACCGGATCGATTCTCTGCGGACCGCCCTGATTCAGATGCAAGCACGAGGAGCCGTTCCCGCCGACTCGACCGGCTCCCTCGCGGCGATCGAGCAGAACGTGTCGGGGATTGAGGCCGCCCTCGCTCCCTCAGACGCCGCTCTTTCCCGCTCGCAGAACCTACTGGAGATGGTGGTGCCTTCCCCCCGTCGCCCCCCTGCAGACACGCAGGCCAACTCGGCGTCCCCGTCCGCTGTCGAAGCAAAGGTGCTGCGTCTTCTCCATACTCCCCGCGACTTCGTTCGCGACATGATCGACCGGGCCCCCTACCTCATGTTTCTGCTGGTGCCCACCTTCGCCCTGCTCTTAAAGGCACTGTACCTGGGACATAAACGGCTATACCTCGAACACCTCATCTTTGCCCTACACGTGCACGCCCTGGCCTTTATTGCCTTCACTCTTAGCGCCCTGCTCGGAGCCTGGAACGTGGCTCTCTCCCTCGACTGGTGGCTGGCCACCTCGCCCTTTGTTTATCTCTTTCTTGCCCTACGACACGTGTACAAACAATCGCCGCTATCCACTCTCAACAAAATGACGGTCCTACTGATCGCGTACGGAATCATCCTGGTTGGCGCCGTCGTTCTATTGGTCATCTTGACCGTTTCGCTCATGTAG
- a CDS encoding metalloregulator ArsR/SmtB family transcription factor: MPALVPPDQREAVAERFRLLGEPVRLEILNVLHTQGEMGVSDLVEATGQRQANVSKHLSRMAEADLLTRRRDGVHVYYSITDPTLTALCQLVRGRLNGALDDTG, translated from the coding sequence ATGCCCGCTCTCGTCCCCCCCGACCAGCGTGAGGCCGTGGCCGAGCGCTTTCGCCTGCTGGGCGAACCGGTGCGCCTGGAGATCCTCAATGTCCTCCACACCCAGGGCGAGATGGGCGTGAGCGACCTCGTCGAGGCAACGGGCCAACGGCAGGCCAACGTGAGCAAGCACCTGAGTCGCATGGCCGAAGCCGACCTCCTCACGCGGCGGCGCGACGGGGTACACGTCTACTACTCTATCACCGACCCGACGCTCACCGCCCTCTGCCAACTCGTGCGCGGCCGCCTGAACGGTGCGCTCGACGACACAGGTTGA
- a CDS encoding TonB-dependent receptor: protein MPRSLASFLLGACLALLVLPVQAQRWGTVQGTVTDSADGTPLPGVTVIVQDTDFGTATTPSGRYSLRLPTGRYALRFSSVGFTTRVDSVRVTDEEQGPTTLNVTLASSITEMDGLTVTDTRVQQETGVYEIDPKDVQNIPTPFKDGFRALKTVPGVATNNELSQQYSVRGGGYNENLIFINGFEVFMPFRARQGEQEGLGLLNPDMATDITFYTGGFPPRYGGKLSSALDVQYAQPEEQSLSGSASLSTLDASVHAQSSALDGDLGWAVGARRAQPGQFFNTQDLKGEYDPRFQDVQGSLVYRLSDRTSVEALGIWADHVFRLEPRERTTYYGVISLQDPSASDFQALRTSFNGKRTDGYTTTLGGLRLNTDLSERISIEHDISYFGTRETESFDVTSKGRICEVSPTAGDTPDNCTRTVTNVERIRFADNLVDVERLTGSGHYRWVLDRHVLEGGWSARRMHFDDRLNEENALVINDPDVNIDRIVVDDLKDQATFNEHQLGFYLQDAVDLLSTRDRMVVTGGLRSDYYSFNNEWTISPRLSARFKYNERLSLNGSWGIYSQQPAYRELRGTPQGDDTIDDILNRDLQSQRSMQIVAGGEYFFPESRLYLRAEAYYKDLNNIISYTIEDIRVNYSGENDAYGYTYGLDLQLRGEFVPGLKSWFNYSFMVARENFKQEFQDSNTQGWMPRPTDQRHTFSAFVQDYVPGDKSWKLHLRLLYGSGLPYTTVNPEQGTDDRVQQRVPGERMAQRLPAYRRVDVGATKELELAEKGLSEPVTLDLTLEVLNLFDMDNTVAYSWAGAGANITRIPKRLTPRTLNARLRLTF, encoded by the coding sequence GTGCCGCGTTCGCTTGCTTCGTTTCTCCTCGGTGCGTGCCTCGCCCTCCTCGTCCTGCCCGTACAGGCCCAGCGGTGGGGCACCGTACAGGGCACCGTTACCGACTCGGCCGACGGCACACCGCTCCCAGGCGTGACGGTGATCGTGCAGGACACCGACTTTGGCACTGCAACGACCCCGAGCGGGCGCTACTCGCTTCGCCTCCCCACTGGCCGATACGCCCTGCGGTTCTCCTCGGTTGGCTTCACCACTCGCGTCGACTCGGTTCGTGTGACGGACGAGGAGCAGGGACCGACCACGCTGAACGTGACCCTCGCCTCCAGCATCACGGAGATGGACGGGCTCACCGTTACCGACACCCGCGTGCAACAGGAAACCGGGGTGTATGAAATCGACCCGAAGGACGTGCAGAACATCCCGACGCCGTTCAAGGACGGCTTTCGCGCACTCAAGACGGTGCCCGGCGTCGCCACAAATAATGAATTGTCGCAGCAATACTCCGTCCGCGGCGGCGGCTACAACGAAAACCTGATCTTCATCAACGGCTTTGAGGTGTTCATGCCCTTTCGGGCGCGGCAAGGGGAGCAGGAAGGATTGGGGCTGTTGAATCCCGACATGGCGACGGACATCACCTTTTACACAGGAGGATTCCCCCCGCGCTACGGAGGCAAGCTCTCGTCGGCCCTTGACGTGCAGTACGCCCAGCCCGAGGAGCAATCGCTCTCCGGATCGGCATCCCTCTCCACGCTCGACGCCAGCGTGCATGCACAGTCCTCCGCCCTCGACGGCGACCTGGGGTGGGCCGTCGGCGCCCGCCGTGCACAGCCTGGGCAGTTCTTCAATACGCAGGACCTGAAGGGCGAGTACGACCCCCGTTTTCAGGACGTGCAGGGGAGCCTCGTGTATCGTCTCTCAGACCGAACGTCGGTCGAGGCCCTCGGCATCTGGGCGGACCACGTCTTTCGGCTGGAGCCGCGGGAGCGCACAACCTACTACGGGGTCATCAGTCTTCAGGACCCGAGCGCTTCGGACTTTCAAGCGCTCCGAACGAGCTTCAACGGAAAGCGGACGGACGGGTATACGACAACGCTCGGGGGACTTCGCCTGAACACCGATCTGTCGGAGCGGATCTCCATCGAACACGACATTTCATACTTCGGCACCCGAGAAACGGAATCGTTTGACGTCACAAGCAAGGGAAGAATCTGCGAGGTTTCTCCAACGGCCGGAGACACCCCCGACAACTGCACGCGGACCGTTACGAACGTAGAGCGCATTCGCTTTGCGGACAATCTCGTGGACGTAGAGCGCCTGACCGGTAGCGGACACTACCGATGGGTACTGGACCGCCACGTACTGGAGGGGGGATGGAGCGCCCGACGCATGCACTTCGACGACCGCCTGAACGAGGAGAATGCTCTCGTGATTAACGACCCGGACGTCAACATCGACCGCATCGTCGTCGACGACCTCAAGGATCAGGCCACCTTCAACGAACATCAGCTGGGCTTCTACCTGCAGGATGCCGTCGACCTGCTCTCCACCCGCGATCGAATGGTCGTGACGGGCGGCCTCCGCTCCGACTACTACTCATTCAACAACGAATGGACGATCTCCCCCCGCCTCTCGGCTCGTTTCAAGTACAACGAGCGCCTGTCCCTGAACGGCTCTTGGGGCATCTACTCCCAGCAACCCGCGTACCGGGAACTTCGGGGCACGCCCCAGGGAGACGACACAATCGACGATATCCTCAATCGCGACCTCCAGTCGCAGCGGTCGATGCAGATCGTAGCGGGCGGCGAGTACTTCTTTCCTGAGAGTCGCCTCTACCTCCGGGCGGAGGCGTACTACAAGGATCTGAACAACATTATCTCCTACACGATCGAAGATATTCGCGTCAACTACTCGGGCGAGAACGACGCCTACGGCTACACCTACGGGCTGGATCTCCAGCTTCGGGGAGAGTTCGTGCCGGGGCTCAAAAGCTGGTTCAACTACAGCTTTATGGTGGCCCGGGAAAACTTTAAGCAAGAGTTCCAGGATTCGAACACGCAGGGCTGGATGCCGCGCCCTACCGATCAGCGCCACACCTTTTCGGCGTTCGTGCAGGACTACGTGCCGGGCGACAAGTCGTGGAAGCTGCACCTGCGTCTCTTGTATGGAAGCGGACTGCCGTACACCACCGTCAATCCAGAACAGGGAACCGACGATCGCGTCCAGCAACGGGTGCCCGGGGAACGGATGGCCCAGCGCCTTCCGGCCTACCGGCGCGTGGACGTCGGGGCGACCAAAGAGCTTGAATTGGCCGAGAAGGGCCTCTCCGAACCGGTGACCCTCGACCTGACGCTAGAGGTACTCAACCTCTTCGACATGGACAATACCGTTGCCTACAGCTGGGCGGGCGCCGGGGCCAACATTACCCGCATTCCCAAACGCCTTACGCCTCGCACCCTCAACGCCCGGCTCCGCCTCACCTTTTAG
- a CDS encoding glycoside hydrolase family 16 protein — MLVLLVGGVVGCTGAGSTPDRGGAHGEPSGWPNDPEWVQVWGDEFADEGLPDSTKWTYETGGHGWGNEELQYYTEARRKNARVEDGHLIIEAHEESYNGRAYTSARLNSEPSWTYGRFEIRARVPAGRGTWPAVWLLASQDTYGDQYWPDNGEIDIMEHVGHDPNVVHSTVHTKAYNHVKGTQRGRSMDVPDATSAFHVYAVEWTPDEIRSYVDGELYFRFVRPSSPDYTKWPFNHDFHLILNVAVGGGWGGAEGVADDIWPERMVVDYVRVYKPEGEVEPSPSDS, encoded by the coding sequence GTGCTCGTTCTTCTCGTTGGAGGGGTGGTGGGGTGCACTGGGGCCGGCTCGACGCCCGATCGGGGCGGGGCGCACGGAGAGCCGTCCGGCTGGCCCAATGATCCGGAGTGGGTTCAGGTGTGGGGCGACGAGTTTGCGGACGAGGGACTGCCCGATTCGACGAAGTGGACCTACGAAACTGGGGGGCACGGCTGGGGGAACGAGGAGCTCCAGTACTATACCGAGGCCCGACGCAAGAATGCTAGGGTCGAGGACGGCCACCTCATCATTGAGGCACACGAGGAGTCGTACAACGGGAGAGCGTACACGTCGGCCCGGCTCAATTCGGAGCCCTCTTGGACGTATGGCCGCTTTGAAATCCGGGCACGGGTTCCTGCCGGACGGGGCACCTGGCCGGCGGTCTGGTTACTGGCGTCCCAGGACACGTACGGCGATCAGTACTGGCCCGACAACGGCGAGATCGACATCATGGAGCACGTGGGGCACGATCCCAACGTCGTTCACAGCACCGTTCATACCAAAGCGTACAATCACGTGAAGGGCACCCAGCGGGGGCGTTCCATGGACGTGCCGGATGCGACATCCGCGTTTCACGTTTATGCGGTGGAGTGGACGCCGGACGAGATCCGGTCGTACGTGGATGGGGAGTTGTATTTCCGATTTGTACGGCCGTCGTCGCCCGATTACACGAAGTGGCCCTTCAATCACGATTTCCACCTCATCCTAAACGTGGCAGTGGGCGGGGGCTGGGGCGGGGCGGAAGGCGTGGCCGACGACATTTGGCCGGAGCGCATGGTGGTGGACTACGTTCGGGTGTATAAACCCGAAGGAGAGGTTGAGCCGAGCCCTTCGGATTCGTGA
- a CDS encoding glycoside hydrolase family 3 N-terminal domain-containing protein, translated as MNEHISSGLAFFSFRATGLVGACLLGLVLLVGGTGLRPSGEWGGAPFGIANDTIRTSSEFVDHYRAGGSADWPDDVQGRVDSVLARMTLEEKVGQMTQLEIGMVTGGEHPETIDPEKLEKAVQDYHVGSILNVGAGAYSLDHWHETITAIQESAQETRLQIPVIYGIDAVHGANYTQESVLFPQQLGMGATWNPRLVEQAAAITARDVRASGIPWNFSPVLDVGREPVWPRLYETFSEDPYLSNVLGLAMVRGYQGTDTSAPDKVAATLKHYVGYSGPETGMDRTPARLTESELREKFLPPFREAVDAGALSIMVNSGEVNGVPAHASHYLLTDLLRTELGFRGLVVSDWRDIKKLVDFHHTATTEREATKQAVMAGVDMSMVPSDYSFYTHLLDLVRDGEVPEARINEAVRRILSVKFALGLFEDPTAGMELADEVGSASDRRAALQAARESVTLLRNENDLLPLSGDEQVLVTGPTANSMKSLHNGWTYTWQGQGLAEQMFPDRPTIVEAIRNQAGDGQVQHVPGTTLDEVQDIEAVVSAAQSSDVVVMALGEGAYAETPGNIGSLELPEAQQRLLERVSSETDTPIALLLVEGRPRVIGDSAYAPAAVAVAYNPAQEGGQAIAEVLYGEVNPSGHLPVTYPRVPVGAVPYDHTYSVGEGQQSEVMQGQADAVGPLFDFGAGLSYTTFEYGNLTVEDTTWSTDAIAQGDSLSVSVTIENTGDRSGKDVVQLYVQDHVASLTPSVKELRRFAKVDLAPGEMQTLTFQLGREDLEFIDQQGRSVVEPGRFSVEVDTLTQELTLEGDRLSSDVAPALRSSE; from the coding sequence ATGAACGAGCACATCTCTTCTGGTCTCGCGTTCTTCTCGTTTCGGGCGACAGGCCTTGTCGGGGCCTGTCTTCTCGGACTGGTCCTTCTCGTGGGAGGGACCGGTTTGCGCCCGTCGGGGGAATGGGGAGGCGCCCCGTTCGGCATTGCCAACGACACCATTCGTACCAGTAGTGAGTTTGTCGATCATTATCGGGCTGGGGGCTCGGCCGACTGGCCGGACGATGTCCAGGGCCGGGTCGATTCGGTCCTGGCCCGGATGACCCTTGAAGAGAAGGTCGGTCAGATGACTCAGCTTGAAATCGGGATGGTGACGGGGGGAGAGCATCCGGAAACGATCGATCCCGAGAAGCTCGAAAAAGCCGTTCAGGATTATCACGTTGGCTCCATTTTAAATGTCGGAGCAGGAGCGTACTCACTGGACCACTGGCACGAAACGATCACCGCCATTCAGGAATCTGCGCAGGAGACGCGTCTACAGATTCCGGTGATTTACGGCATCGACGCTGTCCACGGGGCCAACTACACGCAGGAGTCAGTGCTCTTTCCGCAACAATTGGGCATGGGGGCCACCTGGAATCCGCGGCTCGTGGAGCAAGCCGCCGCCATCACGGCACGCGACGTGCGGGCCTCGGGCATCCCGTGGAATTTTTCGCCGGTGCTGGACGTGGGGCGGGAGCCGGTATGGCCCCGCCTTTACGAGACCTTCAGCGAAGATCCGTACCTGTCGAACGTGCTGGGACTGGCGATGGTACGGGGCTATCAGGGAACCGACACATCGGCCCCCGACAAGGTGGCCGCCACACTTAAACACTACGTCGGCTACTCGGGGCCGGAGACAGGCATGGATCGCACGCCCGCCCGTCTCACCGAATCGGAACTGCGGGAGAAATTCTTGCCGCCGTTTCGCGAAGCGGTGGATGCGGGAGCACTCAGCATCATGGTCAACTCCGGCGAGGTGAACGGCGTGCCGGCCCACGCCAGCCACTATTTGTTGACGGACCTACTGCGGACGGAGCTGGGCTTTCGGGGGCTTGTCGTATCCGACTGGCGCGACATCAAGAAGCTGGTCGACTTTCACCACACGGCGACCACCGAGCGGGAGGCGACGAAGCAGGCCGTCATGGCCGGGGTCGACATGAGCATGGTGCCGTCGGACTACTCTTTCTACACCCACCTGCTCGACCTCGTGCGGGACGGCGAGGTCCCGGAGGCGCGCATCAACGAGGCCGTGCGCCGTATTCTCTCAGTTAAGTTTGCCCTGGGCCTGTTCGAAGATCCGACGGCGGGCATGGAGCTGGCTGACGAGGTGGGCAGTGCGTCGGATCGACGGGCTGCGCTTCAGGCGGCGCGCGAGTCTGTCACGTTGCTTCGCAATGAAAATGATCTCCTCCCCCTGAGTGGAGATGAACAGGTGCTCGTGACGGGGCCGACGGCCAACTCCATGAAATCCCTCCACAACGGCTGGACGTACACGTGGCAAGGACAGGGGCTTGCCGAGCAGATGTTTCCGGACCGCCCTACGATCGTAGAGGCCATTCGCAATCAGGCCGGCGACGGACAGGTGCAGCACGTGCCGGGGACGACGCTGGACGAGGTGCAGGACATTGAGGCGGTCGTTTCGGCAGCCCAGTCGTCCGACGTGGTGGTGATGGCCCTTGGGGAGGGAGCGTATGCCGAGACCCCAGGCAACATTGGGAGTCTTGAACTGCCGGAAGCCCAGCAGAGATTGCTCGAGCGCGTCTCCAGCGAGACCGATACTCCAATTGCGCTCCTGTTGGTTGAAGGGCGTCCACGGGTCATTGGGGATAGTGCCTACGCGCCGGCGGCGGTGGCCGTCGCTTATAATCCAGCTCAAGAAGGAGGCCAGGCCATCGCAGAGGTGCTCTATGGCGAGGTCAATCCGTCGGGGCATCTCCCCGTCACGTACCCGCGCGTGCCGGTGGGGGCGGTGCCCTACGACCACACCTACTCGGTGGGCGAGGGGCAGCAATCCGAGGTCATGCAGGGGCAGGCCGATGCCGTAGGGCCGCTCTTCGACTTCGGCGCGGGCCTTTCGTACACAACGTTTGAGTACGGCAACCTCACCGTTGAGGATACGACCTGGAGCACCGATGCCATCGCACAGGGCGATTCCCTGTCTGTGTCTGTGACGATCGAAAATACCGGCGACCGGTCCGGAAAAGATGTCGTACAGCTCTACGTGCAGGATCACGTGGCGTCCCTCACCCCCTCGGTAAAAGAACTGCGTCGCTTCGCGAAGGTGGACCTGGCCCCAGGCGAGATGCAGACGCTTACGTTTCAACTGGGCCGCGAGGACCTAGAATTTATCGATCAGCAGGGACGCTCCGTCGTGGAGCCGGGACGATTTAGCGTGGAGGTCGACACGTTGACACAGGAACTGACGTTGGAGGGGGATCGACTCTCGAGCGACGTGGCTCCTGCGCTTCGCTCTTCAGAATAA